In the Paramisgurnus dabryanus chromosome 5, PD_genome_1.1, whole genome shotgun sequence genome, one interval contains:
- the haus4 gene encoding HAUS augmin-like complex subunit 4 — translation MSHSSDSVLFSTLGKGDSLHQEVLAAFPLCHMTEEDLIQNPLLCKLLATLSQHVDRTGLTQQLKKDLEKAEREVHTQRLGWLHVESVYRVLQEILQENRFSRNSSTPPEEEKFYSTLEQCMLVGQCSRLLNSSTDIIEDHSTVLALSVDRLRRQLPDEQEILQMKQRLPSELLKHLKKKTINILSYYQPDCENESEGLRNVKLSKLPVLLDSEQKKAKSLSEKNRENITLLQRQTHAYLSELLKCMKILQCLILDLRLKAQKELDRKKIEYFEAKCEIGLQKIRAEMLEVQLDTYTRDKIAAHKRITEKLNADLKSSEMEKQTVESKLASFEIYGKDFETLAEEYSRLQQEIATKSWALKEFTT, via the exons ATGTCTCATAGCAGCGATTCAGTGCTGTTCTCCACTCTGGGTAAAGGAGACAGCTTACATCAAGAAG TTTTAGCAGCATTCCCTCTGTGTCACATGACAGAAGAGGATTTGATCCAGAATCCTTTGCTGTGTAAATTACTGGCCACTCTGTCCCAGCATGTGGACCGAACTGGACTCACGCAGCAGCTGAAGAAAGATCTTGAGAAG GCTGAGCGTGAGGTGCACACCCAGAGGTTGGGTTGGCTTCATGTGGAGAGCGTTTACAGAGTTCTGCAGGAGATCCTTCAGGAGAATCGCTTCAGTAGAAACTCCAGCACTCCACCAGAGGAAGAGAAG TTTTACAGCACATTGGAACAGTGTATGTTGGTGGGGCAATGCAGCAGACTTTTGAACAGCAGCACGGATATCATTGAAGATCATAGTACAGTTCTGGCACTTTCTGTGGACAGATTGAGAAGACAATTGCCTGATGAACAG GAGATTTTACAAATGAAGCAAAGGTTGCCATCAGAACTGCTGAAGCATCTTAAGAAGAAAACCATCAACATACTGTCGTACTATCAGCCTGACTGCG AGAATGAAAGCGAAGGTCTCAGAAATGTAAAGCTTTCCAAACTTCCTGTGCTGTTGGACAGTGAACAGAAGAAAGCGAAAAGCCTCAGCGAGAAGAACCGAGAGAACATCACATTACTACAACGACAGACTCATGCTTATCTCTCT GAGCTGCTGAAATGTATGAAGATCCTCCAGTGTCTCATCCTGGATCTCCGACTGAAAGCTCAGAAAGAACTGGATAGAAAAAAGATTGAGTACTTTGAAGCCAAATGTGAGATTGGTTTGCAGAAGATAAG GGCAGAGATGCTCGAAGTTCAACTTGACACCTACACGAGAGACAAGATCGCTGCTCATAAAAGAATTAC AGAGAAACTGAATGCAGACCTGAAATCTTCTGAGATGGAGAAACAGACGGTGGAGTCCAAGCTTGCGTCCTTTGAGATCTATGGGAAGGATTTTGAGACTCTGGCTGAGGAATACTCACGGCTTCAACAGGAGATCGCCACCAAATCCTGGGCACTGAAAGAATTTACCACATAA